A window of Eubalaena glacialis isolate mEubGla1 chromosome 11, mEubGla1.1.hap2.+ XY, whole genome shotgun sequence genomic DNA:
CTCTAAAGAGTAGAAGCAAATTAGACAGTAACCAAATAGGAAACAGGAATATTTATTGTACTACAAAATGTGACTTCCCATACTCTCTGAACCGCACAAGAAAATCAATCAAAGTGCTGTAGAATCTCTTCTTGTTTCGTTTCATAATCCCAAAGATTATAACACGAGTTGATCTTGTGCTTTTTAACACTGATTTTGGACTCTCTCCTCCAAAGAGACAGTccaaaaacattttaagagaaTCACCATCACTGAAATAAATAGCTTCCCGATGTAACCAGTCAGTTAAATGCACACATTTattaagataattttaaattcaGGCACACCCTCTAATAAACTTATGCATATTTAGTTTATGGTACATTAACTTTTCCAGTATGCATgtcagttaattaaaaaaatggttcatTACAACTTTTACAAATTATTTATGGGAGAACTATATCTTCtccaagaataaaaaaaaaaaattacttacttTAGAAACACATAGTGTTGGTCAAACATTTTGAACTATACAAATAGTTATAAAAATTACTATTCTATACTCCATTAATTTCCTTGaggtttttactttaaaaagaggCCTTTTTTTAAAAGGGTACGTGTTCAAAAGACATTCCTGATTAAATGCCATAATAAGTAATAAAACTATTAAGAAGGAGAAGGTAGGGGGAGGGGaatggaagaaggagaagagggaggaaagcaAAAATTTCTGGGTGACAAAAATTTCCAAATTCTAGCCAATCCCAGTAATTTTAAATAGTACTCactataaaaattttagtaaGTCAGACATATTTATCAGGCACTTAGAGTTTCATTCCCAACCTTGGTTGATAGTAAATTAAGATTTGTCCCTTTTGAGCTGTTACTATATTTGTAATTTGAATTTAGTGGCCAATCTACCCAGCCTTGCCAGTTCCTTGAAGCTAACACAGATCTTTTTTCACATGGCCTGGATAGGCCACTTCAAATAATTTACCAGCGAATTCAGTCAAAGAAGCAGATCAGTAATGTATACAAGCTCATTGATTATAATCTCAGAAAAAGTCACAGgagtatattataaataatagcaCCCAAGAGAGTCATGGAGAAAGGCTGGCTTAGAAAGTTCTCTGCATCACAGAATGTGCTCCTTCATTACTTTGTTGAGGCTTGTTCGGTCTTCATTGTATGCAACAAAGATTTCTCATAATGAGCTGGTAAATGCACTGTGgcatatttcaagaaaaataattaatagtGGGAGAGCCTCACGCTGAGGTCAGAGGCACTTTGGTGGAGGCAAGGAACACAGTGGTATCCACTGCTAGACAACAAATCAGGGGCTCAGTTCTAGTTATGACAAAAGAGTCTGATTCTGAATCATTTGAGAGACGTAAATTGCTCTAGAAAACTAGAGCTAGTTATAGACCACTGGCCTTGAAATGAAACTGCCACTagggaaaatggaaagagaaaagcttAAATATATTCCCTCAAAGTTCCCTAGAGCTTTTCTTTATGCCCAGGGCATTTCTGGTGGAAACAGCCTTAGGAGACAAGAGTGCTGTTTTGAAAATTACTCTTGTCTTTTCGGAACATTGAGAAATGTTATTGAGATGCATTGAGAATGCATTTTAATTCTTCCACTCCTGCCTGCCTTTTGAGCAAAATTAACTTTGGAAATAGTTGCTCTCTCGATTagccaaattatttaattttgctcATCTGAAAGTAATTTAAACTATTGATTCAATGTTTCAgcaattttaaaacttcaaagccaaatttattaatcatttataccacatatatttatttgagCTCCTATAGGGTACTGGAGAAATGGCCATGAAAACCTGAAAAGCTCCTTGCTCTTATGAAGCTTATTTTGCAGttggggcagggaagggaggggctacaaaaataaataaataaatgagaaatctaGCAGATGGTACTCAGTTTACTGAGAATCAAAATAAGCCATTCTGACAGAGGGACAAGAGGCTATTCTAGATTGACTGGTCAGGGAAGTCTTCTTGAAGAGGCAACAGTTGAGCTGAGGATTGAATGATAAGGAGCCAGCCATGCAAAGATCAGGAATAAAAAGCGTTTGGGACAGAGAAAACAGCCAATGCAAAAGCCTTCAAGTAGAATGAGTCTGGTCTGTTCTAGGAACAGGAAGACGGCCAGGTTAGGTAAGTAGGATGGAATGAATCCCAGTCCAGAAATGAGAAGCTAGGTCTCTCCTCTTGATTGCATTGGGAAACATCAAGGCAGTCAATTctgatctgatttctgtccccttccGATATGATTTGCACTTCACTGTTAATTAACCTAAAACATCATGTTAATTGATTCAACTTCCATGTTCAGAAACCATCTTATACACCATCTGCCTGCAGAAGAAAGTTCAAATTATTTAGTTTGACATTTCCAGACCTCTAAAAACCTATACTAACCAATCGGTACAAGTTTATGCCCCTCTGCTCCTCCAATAAATATTCTCCTCCAGCCAAACCTTCACTCCAACACTcctttcattttatcctcatgaTTTTTTCCTCCTGCCATTCCCTGTTATACAGCATGACCTTTTCCCGTCTCTCAACAAAATTCGTATCAAGTTCTCAGAAGTCTTTTTGAAACTctcaaaagaaaattcaacacaaagtgacttaaataaaaagagaaatttcctggcttaaataaattaaattatccaAAGTAAAATAAACTTCAGGCAGTTTTATCCAGAGGTTAATGATGTCATTTACTTTGAGATCACCTTGACTCTGTATGGCTCCATGTGTTAACTTCATTCTCAGGCTGGCTTCCTTCAGGATGGCAAAACTGGCTGCAAGAGGCCTTGTACTGGCTTGGATAATGTTTCCTTAAAACTCATGTCCActgggaacctgtgaatgtggccttatttggaaatagggtccctTGATTCATcttaatcaagttaagatgaagtcaaaCTGGGTTTAgaatgggtcctaatccaatgatTGGTATCCTTATGAGACTAAAGAAATTTGGATACAGctctctccctgtgtgtctctatgTGAAGATGATGGCAGAGACTTGAGTggtgcagccacaagccaaggaacgccgaGGATTGCCTGCAACCACCGGAAGCTAGAAACGTGCTGGGGAGGGATTCTtctctagagccttcagaaggagcgCTGCTCTGTCAACACTTTCATTGTGGATGTCTAGCCCCCAGAActggaagagaataaatttctgttttaagccgcctagtttgtggtgatttgttacagtcaccctaggaaactaatacaacccATCTCTGCTCCCCGACCACACAGGGGAGTAGAGAAAGATATATCTGGTAGTTCCCATGGGAAAGGAGCTTCTTTTCAGAAGCCTCAGCAACTTTCTCTTGTCTCCTATGCCCATGTCTGTCTGAATCAATCATGGCATCCAAACGTACTTGGAGCTAATAGGTTGTCTCTCCCATTTAAACCACAAGGAAAAATGGTAGAGGGATTCCTACCCTtcccccctaaaaaaaaaaaaaccacatagcatttaatttatttcctttgttagggaaaaagttaaatatatgctAGGAAAGGAATCAACTCTACTATTTGATAGCAGTTTGCATGACTTTGGCTGGGGGTTACAGAAAACCTGACTCTATCTAGCTTAAACATTGAAGAAATGTACTGTCTCATATAATAGGAGATCTAGAGGCAGATCAAGCTCCAGGCACAGTACAAATAGGGCTCCAGCTCTGAATCTCCCCTATTCTCCAGCCTCAGCCTTCCTCCACGTGCCAGGGGCCCTCATGATCTCAAAAAGACTGCCAGAGGCCATCAGGGCAACCAACATCCTTTTCCTGCACAGTAGGAGAGAATAAAAATCTTATTCCCAATTATGAAACAAAGGTCTTTCCTTTTAGACTGATTGGACTCATTTAGGTCATGTCCCTAGACCATTGCTAGGGGAAATGCCAGTCACTGATTGGCATTAAGTTTGGCTCCCTGAACAAatcatggggggaggggaagaaagagtGGATAGGATTACCATGATGACTTCACATTAGACTAATCAGGATTCTCCCTTGGAGTTTAAGGTGGAGTTTGCTTTCCCTGAGGTATGTGTCCTGCATGGGAGAGGGTTTCTGAAAAATACGCAAAGAAGGGTGAATGGATGGTGGTTAGGCAACAATATTGTCCATCAAGGCATCCTTTCAAGTGCAGATTGGatcccacctcctccatgaagcctcccCAGATTACTCTAACCTGAAGCAAACTCTGAATTCCTTCAGCACTTATTGCTCACACTGACATTTCACACTTACCTTatactttttaataatatttttatgtacatATTTCTAATTTCCTGATCTAAATCCTTAAATTAGAGTATGTGTTACCCTCCTCTGTGTATGGGACAATCCCTCATGTATCACCTTGCCCAGAATATTTCATGCTCAATAAAAATCTGTTGCTTAATTGAGTTACTTCCAATATAAGCATAAAGAAGCAAGCAGCTTTGAAACTTAGCAATAGAGATATAGATCCAGCTCACTAATtcaattcttccttcttcttAATAAAAAATCTCCTCCTGCTCATTATCTCCCAGGAGTCTTTCATACAGACATATTGGTGGTTCTCAGTCTTCGAATCCATCTGTACTTGATAAAATGGTTAAGATTTTGAACCTAATTAAATAGTGAGAAGCACCGATAGTACATGACTTGACTAATATTTTGAGTAAGAATCTGGACAAGATACAAAAACTAAAGTAGTGgctgtttttcctcttctctgggtTGCGCTTCCTTCCCTAGTTCGCGAAGATGCAGCTCAAACCGATGGAGATTAACCCGGAGATGCTGAACAAGGTGTTGGCCCGGCTGGGGGTCGCCAGCCAGTGGCGCTTGGAGGACGTGCTGGGCCTGGAGGAGAAGTCTCTGGGCTCGGTGCCGGCGCCTGCCTGCGCGCTGCTGCGCCTCTTTCCTCTCACGGCCCAGCATGAGAACTTCAGGAAAAAACAGATTGAAGTGCTGAAGGGACAAGAAGTAAGTCCTAAGGTGTACTTCATGAAGCAGACCATTGGCAACTCCGGTGGAACCATCGGACTCTCATTCACGCAGTGGCCAACAATCAGGACAAACTGGAGTTCGAGGATGGGTCAGTTCCGAAACAGTTTCTTTCTGAAACAGAGAAGTTGTACCCTGAAGACAGAGCAAAATGCTTTGAAAAGAATGAGGCCCTCCAGGGAGCCCATGATGCCGTGGCACAGGAAGGCCAATGTCGGGTAGATGACAAAGtgaactttcattttattctgtttaacaACGGGGATGGCCACGTTGTTCAAGTCTATGAACTTGATGGACGGAGGCCTTTTCCGGTGAACCGTGGCACCAGTTCAGAGGACTCACTGCTGCAGGACGCCGCCAAGGTCTGCAGAAAAGTCACTGAGCGCGAGCAAGGGGAGATCCGCTTCTCCGCCGTGGCCCTCTGCAAGGCAGCCTAATGCCTCGTGGCAGGGGCATTTCGctttctcccccttcccttcaTCGTGAAAGTATATCCCTACCCATGTGGTCTCAGATGCTTCAGTACTTGTAGAGCACAGCTGTTCTCCTTCGGTTCTGCAGATAAGCACTTACCCTCAACCTCGCCTACTCACTAGCAGAGCTCGGCTGTCCATTGAGCAAGCTTGGTGTCACCCTCTGATGGCAAAGCATTCCCCTCATTGTATGTCTTATACCTCAATATCTAATGCTTTAATGGCTACTTTGGTTTGTGTCTGTAAGCTAAGGCCTTGGATGTGGTTTAATTGtccttaaaaggaataaaatttttcTGCTGCTAagagataaaaaaacaaacaaacaacaaaaaaaactaaagtaGTAATACAAGTTTCATTATAGAAGCTGAATAAGATAAAGGAAGGATGACCTCTTCAATTGGGCAGAGATGTTTTcgccatttttttcccattttagtaACAAATCACAATTGTGCTTATCCATTTCAACGATAGATTTCTCAACAGATGCTAAGTCTAATCTAGTAGTCATGCATGAAAGTTTTGAGTTCCACTActcaatatattattaaatttctgTTATCTTTGAAAATGATTACACCATGTTTAGTAGCAAAATTTTTAAGAATGATTTCTTGTCTAAAATCTCAGTGATCTAGCATGGATTTTGATTATTAATCGATTGAGGCTTGTCAACACTTTGAAGATGTCTTGAGGATATCTGCAATTTTCTCTACAAATGAATTCTAGTATTTCCAATGGTTATTATTGTTACCATTAATGAATAGTATAATGTCCTGGTCTAGATACATAACCCAAGTGATCAAAGTGGTCAACACTGTGTTTCAAGGAGATTTCATCTTTCAAAGGAtgaaagtaaataatttaaattctttattaaaaaatagagtTGAGAGTAAAAATGTCTAGATGAAATCACCTTATTTTCCCTCTAAGAAGGAAATGGGAGCAAGAAAATTGGAGGCACACATTCCCAGCAACCTTTCTCTGGGTTAATGGAGGTAACAAGGGCTGCctttataaaacagataactaataaggacctactgtatagcacagggaactcttctcagtactctgtggtgacctatatgggaaaagaatttaagaaagagtggatatatgtatacgtataactgattcactttgctgtgcagcagaaactaacacaatgttttaaatcaactatatactccaataaaaataaaaataaaaaaaagaagactgccTTAATTGTGAAATGGATTACCACTCATTTCCTACCCTAAGTAAGCCtggtctcatttttaaaaagaatttgaacCAAGAAGAAGTTGAACTCCAATAGTGATTCAAATCTCCAGGAACATTTCATGTCAGCTGGCCATATTCAGGTCACTAGACAGAGTAAGGAAGAATACTGCCAG
This region includes:
- the UCHL1 gene encoding LOW QUALITY PROTEIN: ubiquitin carboxyl-terminal hydrolase isozyme L1 (The sequence of the model RefSeq protein was modified relative to this genomic sequence to represent the inferred CDS: deleted 2 bases in 1 codon); the protein is MQLKPMEINPEMLNKVLARLGVASQWRLEDVLGLEEKSLGSVPAPACALLRLFPLTAQHENFRKKQIEVLKGQEVSPKVYFMKQTIGNSGGTIGLIHAVANNQDKLEFEDGSVPKQFLSETEKLYPEDRAKCFEKNEALQGAHDAVAQEGQCRVDDKVNFHFILFNNGDGHVVQVYELDGRRPFPVNRGTSSEDSLLQDAAKVCRKVTEREQGEIRFSAVALCKAA